A portion of the Thermosediminibacter oceani DSM 16646 genome contains these proteins:
- the dnaE gene encoding DNA polymerase III subunit alpha, giving the protein MAFCHLHVHSEYSLLDGLCRLPLLVKKAAELAMPALALTDHGGLYGMVPFYRLCLEAGIKPILGCEVYVVEDVTCRWGKESFHHLVLLSENQEGFKNLLSLVTRSHVDGFYYRPRVDKKLLASHAKGLIALSGCIRGQVADLILRGDVKAAEEAAKEYADIFGRDNFFLELQYHGLAAEKKANFWMRSIAERLGIGLVATNDVHYLQPSDAGTHRVLLAVQTLSALGEAASLPGNQHYLKSPAEMEALFREIPGALENTVAIAERCDVRLPLGGTKLPEIALPEGVSADDYLRKLCFQGAAARYGRPLPQEVKDRLNYELSVIKKTGYAGYFLIVKDIVDFARKRGIIVGAGRGSAAGSLAAYVLGITDVDPLKYGLIFERFLNPERISPPDIDIDLCHLGRREVLEYIRHRFGRERIAHVGAFSTLQARAALRDTGRALGLAYEKIDAACSRIPYSHINLEDALKESPHLSSLVKNDAGVRRAFAIARKLQGLPRHMTQHSAGVAIADRPLTEYVPLQRASGEEIITQADMYALEELGLVKIDLLGLRFLTVIGETLKLVRDRYGIDMKPEEIPLDDEKTYMVLARGDTGGCFQLESGGMRKMLRRIKPKNIEDLSAVLALYRPGPLKSGMAEEFIARRQGIKPVSYIHPALEPVLRDTYGVFVYQEQLMQAACLISGYTPGEADLLRRAIAKKKKDEIEREKPRFLKRAVERGIDEKTAGELFATLEAFGDYGFNKSHSISYAVMAYRTVYLREHFPLEYFASLFNLYMDTPSRLQLYLCEARRREIRLLLPDINMSGAGFVPEGGPHQRAIRAGLALIKNLGPRGMEEILQAREDCPFTGFFDFCRRVDRRVINARALESLVFSGAFDSFGIPRPALIISLKWMLSGCSGRPQNQLCLLNENPDVEALAADLSVADFTPSQKMAQEMMSMGYYITAHPMEFIKGRPEETCTHTASDVEEIGEKQRVRISGILLDLRSGRTRSGERMLFARLEDLTGSVELVIFPRQLRLFAPWIYVGSVVLVEGWVDLNDDGHRTVVAEEIRPLTGCDLTTSREGRCP; this is encoded by the coding sequence GTGGCCTTCTGTCACCTTCACGTCCATTCGGAATACAGCCTGCTCGACGGCCTGTGCCGCCTGCCCCTGCTGGTGAAGAAGGCGGCGGAACTTGCCATGCCTGCCCTGGCCCTGACCGACCACGGCGGCCTCTACGGCATGGTTCCCTTTTACAGGCTATGCCTGGAGGCGGGCATAAAGCCCATACTGGGATGCGAGGTATACGTGGTCGAGGATGTAACCTGCCGGTGGGGGAAGGAATCTTTCCACCACCTGGTGCTGCTTTCGGAAAACCAGGAAGGGTTCAAAAACCTGCTCTCCCTGGTCACCCGTTCCCATGTGGACGGCTTTTACTACCGCCCCAGGGTTGACAAAAAGCTCCTCGCATCGCACGCCAAGGGTTTAATTGCTTTGAGCGGCTGCATCCGGGGCCAGGTGGCGGACCTCATCCTTCGCGGAGACGTAAAAGCTGCCGAGGAAGCGGCAAAAGAGTATGCGGACATCTTCGGCCGGGACAACTTCTTTCTGGAGCTCCAATACCACGGGCTTGCCGCCGAGAAAAAGGCCAACTTCTGGATGAGGTCCATCGCCGAAAGGCTGGGAATCGGGCTCGTGGCCACCAACGACGTCCACTACCTGCAGCCCTCGGACGCCGGAACCCACAGGGTGCTGCTCGCGGTCCAGACCCTCTCCGCTCTGGGCGAAGCGGCGTCTCTGCCGGGAAACCAGCATTACCTCAAAAGCCCCGCGGAAATGGAGGCTTTGTTCCGTGAGATCCCCGGGGCCCTCGAAAACACCGTAGCCATAGCGGAGAGGTGTGACGTACGCCTTCCCCTGGGAGGGACTAAACTGCCGGAAATAGCCCTGCCCGAAGGGGTTAGCGCCGACGACTATCTGCGAAAACTTTGTTTTCAGGGGGCAGCTGCGCGATACGGCCGCCCGCTGCCGCAGGAGGTGAAGGATAGACTTAATTACGAGCTTTCGGTGATAAAAAAGACCGGCTACGCCGGCTACTTTCTCATAGTCAAGGACATCGTGGATTTTGCCCGCAAAAGGGGAATCATCGTAGGGGCAGGGCGCGGTTCGGCGGCCGGAAGCCTGGCGGCCTACGTGCTCGGCATAACCGACGTGGATCCCTTAAAATACGGCCTCATCTTCGAGAGGTTTTTGAATCCCGAAAGGATAAGCCCGCCGGATATCGACATCGACCTGTGCCACCTGGGGAGGCGGGAAGTGCTGGAATACATAAGGCACCGCTTCGGCAGGGAGCGCATCGCCCACGTGGGCGCCTTTTCCACCCTTCAGGCGCGGGCTGCACTCAGGGACACGGGGCGCGCCCTGGGCCTTGCCTACGAAAAAATAGACGCCGCCTGCTCCCGCATTCCTTACTCCCACATAAACCTGGAAGATGCGCTAAAGGAAAGCCCGCACCTTTCTTCCCTTGTCAAAAACGACGCCGGGGTCCGCCGGGCCTTTGCCATCGCCCGCAAGCTCCAGGGGCTTCCCCGCCATATGACCCAGCACTCGGCAGGGGTGGCGATAGCCGACAGGCCCCTTACCGAATACGTGCCGCTCCAGCGCGCATCGGGTGAGGAGATAATAACCCAGGCGGACATGTACGCCCTGGAAGAGCTGGGCCTTGTGAAAATAGACCTTTTGGGGCTCAGGTTTTTGACCGTCATCGGCGAGACGCTGAAGCTGGTCCGGGATCGGTACGGCATCGATATGAAACCGGAGGAAATACCCCTTGACGACGAAAAAACGTATATGGTCCTGGCCCGGGGAGATACGGGAGGCTGTTTCCAACTGGAATCCGGAGGCATGAGGAAAATGCTGAGAAGGATAAAGCCCAAAAACATCGAGGACCTGTCCGCGGTCCTTGCCCTGTACCGCCCCGGCCCCTTAAAGAGCGGCATGGCCGAAGAATTCATAGCCCGCCGCCAGGGCATAAAGCCGGTTTCGTATATCCACCCCGCCCTGGAACCGGTGCTCAGGGATACCTACGGCGTATTCGTCTATCAGGAACAGCTCATGCAGGCGGCCTGCCTTATATCCGGCTATACGCCCGGAGAGGCGGACCTGCTGCGCCGGGCCATCGCCAAAAAGAAAAAAGATGAGATAGAGAGGGAAAAACCCCGGTTCCTGAAGCGGGCGGTGGAAAGGGGCATCGATGAAAAAACCGCCGGGGAATTGTTCGCCACCCTGGAGGCCTTCGGAGACTACGGCTTTAACAAGTCCCACAGCATATCCTACGCCGTCATGGCTTACCGCACCGTTTACCTGCGGGAGCATTTTCCCCTGGAATATTTCGCATCGCTTTTTAACCTTTACATGGACACTCCGTCGCGCCTGCAGCTTTACCTGTGTGAAGCCCGCCGCCGGGAAATCCGGCTGCTTTTGCCGGACATAAACATGAGCGGCGCGGGGTTTGTACCCGAAGGTGGACCGCACCAGCGCGCCATACGAGCCGGCCTCGCCCTTATAAAGAACCTGGGGCCCCGGGGGATGGAGGAAATCCTGCAGGCCCGCGAGGACTGCCCCTTTACAGGTTTTTTCGATTTCTGCCGCCGGGTGGACCGGAGGGTCATAAACGCCAGGGCTCTGGAGTCCCTGGTGTTTTCGGGGGCCTTCGACTCCTTCGGCATACCCCGTCCCGCGCTCATCATCTCCCTGAAATGGATGCTTTCCGGGTGCTCCGGCCGGCCTCAAAACCAGCTCTGCCTCCTGAACGAAAATCCGGACGTTGAAGCCCTGGCCGCAGACCTTTCCGTGGCTGACTTCACCCCCAGCCAGAAGATGGCCCAGGAGATGATGTCAATGGGCTACTACATTACAGCCCACCCGATGGAATTTATAAAAGGAAGGCCGGAGGAAACCTGTACCCATACCGCTTCGGACGTGGAAGAAATTGGCGAAAAGCAAAGGGTCAGGATCTCAGGCATACTGCTGGATCTCCGGTCGGGCAGGACCCGCAGCGGCGAGCGCATGTTGTTCGCCAGGCTGGAAGACCTCACCGGCTCGGTGGAGCTCGTAATTTTCCCCCGTCAGTTGCGCCTTTTTGCCCCCTGGATTTACGTGGGCTCCGTTGTATTGGTGGAAGGCTGGGTGGACCTGAACGACGACGGCCACCGGACCGTAGTGGCGGAGGAAATCCGGCCTCTCACAGGCTGCGACCTTACAACTTCCCGGGAAGGCCGGTGCCCGTAA
- a CDS encoding GerMN domain-containing protein — MMKKITAVCLLLCLLAILAACMPGKRTARINLYYNNEDNSEILVEERTVQMPRGKTLSQVAVEELLKGPTKEGLKSNIPKGTRLLELKVDNKQATVNFSKEFARFPGVMAESFVVISVVNTLADLPEIEKVLILVEGKELIAPSGNPYGPLGRYDIEKINRDLNKVAVTLYFTGENAMYLEPEVREVQKDGRPLEQIVVEELIKGPTKPGLFRTIPEGTKLLSIEVKDGIAYVNFSKEFKENHWGGSTGEAHTINSVVNSLTELPGIEKVQFLIEGKKEDTLAGHMIFDEPFSRNENIIKKE; from the coding sequence ATGATGAAAAAAATTACGGCCGTGTGTCTTTTGCTCTGTCTCCTGGCAATCCTGGCCGCGTGTATGCCGGGAAAACGCACCGCCAGGATAAACCTTTACTATAACAATGAGGACAACAGCGAGATCCTCGTAGAGGAGAGAACCGTCCAGATGCCGCGGGGCAAGACCTTATCCCAGGTGGCTGTGGAAGAGCTGCTAAAAGGGCCGACAAAAGAAGGGCTGAAGTCCAACATTCCCAAAGGCACAAGGCTTTTAGAATTAAAAGTTGATAACAAACAAGCAACCGTGAATTTTTCAAAGGAATTCGCCCGTTTCCCCGGCGTGATGGCGGAGAGCTTTGTGGTGATCTCGGTGGTGAACACCCTGGCCGACCTGCCGGAAATAGAAAAAGTGCTTATACTCGTTGAGGGGAAGGAGCTTATCGCGCCCAGCGGCAACCCTTACGGACCGCTCGGCAGGTACGACATTGAAAAGATAAACCGGGACCTGAATAAAGTTGCGGTAACGCTCTACTTCACCGGCGAAAATGCCATGTACCTGGAGCCGGAAGTCAGGGAGGTGCAAAAGGACGGAAGACCCCTGGAGCAGATCGTAGTGGAAGAACTCATAAAGGGACCCACAAAACCGGGGCTTTTCAGGACCATACCCGAGGGGACGAAGCTGCTGTCGATAGAGGTAAAAGACGGTATCGCCTACGTCAACTTTTCAAAAGAGTTTAAGGAAAATCACTGGGGCGGCTCCACCGGTGAGGCCCATACCATCAATTCTGTAGTGAATTCCCTCACGGAACTTCCAGGGATCGAGAAGGTTCAGTTCCTGATCGAGGGTAAAAAGGAAGACACCCTTGCAGGTCACATGATCTTCGACGAACCTTTTTCCAGGAACGAAAACATCATAAAGAAGGAATAA